A window of [Ruminococcus] lactaris ATCC 29176 genomic DNA:
TACATGATTAACACGCTCTATTTCCTTTGCGATCAGTTCTTCCTTTTTCAGCAGGCGTGCGTATCTTTCATCATCAATCAATCCAACCTCATGCCCGATTGCCGAGAGTCTGATATCTGCATTATCCTGCCTTAAAAGCAGCCTGTATTCTGCTCTTGAGGTCATCATACGATACGGTTCGTGGCTCTCTTTTGTCACCAGATCATCGATCAGGACACCGATATATCCCTGGGAACGGTCAATCACGATTCCTTCTTTTCCCTGCAATTTTCTTGCAGCATTAATTCCTGCGATCAGCCCCTGTGCAGCCGCCTCTTCATAACCGGAACTTCCATTAAACTGTCCACCGCTAAAGAGTCCTTCGATTGCTTTAAATTCCAGGGTACTCTTTAACTGCCGGGCATCAATGCAGTCGTATTCGATTGCATATGCATTTCTTATAATCTTTGCATGTTCCAGTCCCGGAACACTCCGATACATCTCATACTGAACATCCTCAGGCAGTGAGCTGGACATTCCACCCACATACATCTCCGTGGTCTCATTTCCCTCCGGTTCAATGAACACCTGATGTCTGTTCTTATCCGGGAACTTAACGACTTTATCTTCAATAGACGGACAGTATCTCGGACCTGTTCCCTCAATCGCCCCTGAAAAGAGCGGTGAACGGTTCAAATTGCTTCTGATGATCTCATGCGTCCTTTCATTTGTATAGGTCAGCCAGCAGGAAGCCTGGTCAATCTGAACACTCTCCGGGTCTGTCGTAAAGGAAAACGGCACAACCCGTTCATCCCCCTTCTGCTCTTCCATTTTTGTAAAATCAATGGAAGTTTTATCAATCCGGGCAGGTGTTCCCGTCTTAAACCGATACATTCTGATCCCCAGTGCTTTCAGACTGTCAGTCAGGTAATTTGCACTTTGCAGCCCGTTAGGCCCTGTATGCGTGCTTATTTCGCCGTAAATGCAGCGAGCCTTCAAATATGTGCCTGTGCATAATACGACCGCTCTACAGCGGTATATCGCCCCTGAATAGGTCTGTACACCGGTAATCTTCCCGTCTTCTGTCAGAAGTTCTGTTACTTCCATCTGCCGGATATCCAGATTCTCCTGCTTCTGCAGTACCTGACGCATGGTTCTGCTGTAATTTGCTTTATCAGCCTGAGCTCTGAGCGAATGAACTGCCGGTCCTTTGGAGCTGTTCAGCATCTTTGACTGGATAAATGTACGGTCAATGACCTTTCCCATTTCCCCGCCAAGTGCATCCAGTTCTCTTACAAGATGACCTTTGGAACTTCCACCGATATTTGGATTACACGGCATCAGTGCAATACTGTCTACACTTACCGTAAACATCACTGTCTTAAAACCAAGCCTTGCCGTTGCCAGTGCCGCCTCACATCCTGCATGCCCTGCACCGACTACAGCCACATCATATTCATCTTTATTTTCCCATACAGAATTTGCTGAATATTTCATTTACTAAATCTTCTCCCATTGA
This region includes:
- the mnmG gene encoding tRNA uridine-5-carboxymethylaminomethyl(34) synthesis enzyme MnmG, with the protein product MKYSANSVWENKDEYDVAVVGAGHAGCEAALATARLGFKTVMFTVSVDSIALMPCNPNIGGSSKGHLVRELDALGGEMGKVIDRTFIQSKMLNSSKGPAVHSLRAQADKANYSRTMRQVLQKQENLDIRQMEVTELLTEDGKITGVQTYSGAIYRCRAVVLCTGTYLKARCIYGEISTHTGPNGLQSANYLTDSLKALGIRMYRFKTGTPARIDKTSIDFTKMEEQKGDERVVPFSFTTDPESVQIDQASCWLTYTNERTHEIIRSNLNRSPLFSGAIEGTGPRYCPSIEDKVVKFPDKNRHQVFIEPEGNETTEMYVGGMSSSLPEDVQYEMYRSVPGLEHAKIIRNAYAIEYDCIDARQLKSTLEFKAIEGLFSGGQFNGSSGYEEAAAQGLIAGINAARKLQGKEGIVIDRSQGYIGVLIDDLVTKESHEPYRMMTSRAEYRLLLRQDNADIRLSAIGHEVGLIDDERYARLLKKEELIAKEIERVNHVNLGTSEAVQKLLEAYGSTPLTSGTTLAELIRRPELSYEKLAPVDNARPELPYDVKEQVDINIKYDGYIKRQMRQVEQFKKLENKRIPENIDYDSIQSLRLEAKQKLNQIRPASIGQASRISGVSPADISVLLVYLGSK